Proteins from one Ricinus communis isolate WT05 ecotype wild-type chromosome 9, ASM1957865v1, whole genome shotgun sequence genomic window:
- the LOC8261349 gene encoding pectinesterase yields the protein MTIAKVIVGGISIILVVGVCIVLIAGLSNNTDTSAPDENDDNKILSATSMAVAAFCNQTDHKHRCVDSVFSVARNQSATFNDFLKAAISYTIEHVKLAMDTAATIGKDAKDSTQKMAVEDCQELLQFAIGELQDSLLTVKNSSFDAVKEREADLKNWLSAVMSYKETCLDGLNDTNLHKPMSDGLVNATELTSNALAIVSAISDIGNAFRIPSNLNASATRRLMEAEDDGFPFPTWMPNADRKLLGSATNANVKPNAIVAQDGSGQYKTIAAALAAYPKDLVGRYIINVKAGVYDEYITINKDQVNVFIYGDGPRKTTVTGDKCNKKGFSTFKTASFSAVGDGFMAKSIGFQNTAGAKGGQAVALRIQSDRAALYNCRMDGHQDTLYQHAHRQFYRNCVISGTVDFIFGDATAVIQNSLIIIRTPDPGQRNAVTAHGRADKRESTGLVIQNCRILPEQSLFPVISEFPSYLGRPWKQYARTVIMESEIGSVIQPAGWLEWTGNLYLDTLFYAEYGNRGPGANTNLRVKWKGYHVLTDKSEVTQFTAGPFLQGDQWLQATGFPYLLGLKSP from the exons ATGACAATAGCGAAGGTTATAGTCGGAGGAATCTCCATTATCCTTGTTGTAGGCGTATGCATCGTTCTCATTGCAGGCTTAAGCAATAACACAGACACCTCTGCACCTGATGAGAATGACGACAACAAAATCCTGTCCGCCACCTCAATGGCTGTTGCTGCATTCTGTAACCAAACTGATCACAAGCACCGATGTGTTGACAGTGTCTTTTCCGTTGCCCGCAACCAAAGCGCCACCTTTAATGATTTTCTCAAAGCTGCCATTAGCTATACCATCGAACATGTCAAGTTGGCGATGGACACTGCTGCAACCATTGGCAAAGATGCAAAGGATTCCACCCAAAAAATGGCCGTGGAGGACTGCCAGGAACTATTGCAATTTGCCATTGGTGAGCTGCAAGACTCCCTCTTAACTGTGAAGAATAGCAGCTTCGACGCTGTCAAAGAAAGGGAGGCTGACCTTAAAAACTGGCTCAGTGCCGTCATGTCATACAAAGAAACATGCCTTGACGGCCTCAATGACACTAACCTTCACAAGCCCATGTCAGATGGCCTCGTCAATGCCACTGAGTTAACAAGCAACGCCTTGGCCATTGTTTCTGCTATTTCAGACATAGGAAATGCCTTCAGAATCCCATCCAACCTCAACGCAAGTGCAACTCGACGACTCATGGAAGCAGAGGATGATGGATTTCCATTTCCTACATGGATGCCAAATGCTGACAGGAAACTCTTGGGAAGCGCAACCAATGCCAATGTAAAGCCTAATGCCATCGTAGCTCAGGATGGCAGCGGCCAATATAAAACTATCGCTGCCGCCCTTGCTGCCTACCCAAAGGATCTCGTAGGAAGATACATTATTAATGTAAAAGCTGGGGTGTATGATGAGTATATTACAATCAACAAGGATCAAGTCAATGTGTTTATATATGGAGACGGGCCACGGAAGACAACCGTCACCGGAGATAAATGCAACAAAAAAGGGTTTAGCACCTTCAAGACTGCCTCCTTTT CGGCTGTTGGAGATGGGTTTATGGCCAAATCAATAGGTTTTCAGAACACAGCCGGAGCAAAAGGAGGCCAGGCGGTGGCTCTTCGCATCCAGTCAGACAGGGCAGCTTTGTATAATTGCAGAATGGATGGACATCAAGACACCTTGTATCAACATGCCCACCGCCAATTCTACCGAAACTGTGTGATTTCAGGAACGGTTGATTTCATCTTTGGTGATGCTACTGCCGTCATTCAGAACTCCTTGATCATTATCAGGACGCCCGATCCTGGACAGAGGAACGCAGTTACCGCTCATGGAAGAGCAGACAAGCGTGAATCCACTGGTTTAGTCATACAAAATTGCCGAATTCTTCCAGAGCAAAGTCTATTCCCTGTGATATCTGAGTTCCCATCATACTTGGGGAGGCCTTGGAAGCAGTATGCCAGAACAGTAATAATGGAATCTGAAATTGGGAGCGTAATCCAACCGGCTGGCTGGCTAGAATGGACAGGAAATTTGTATCTGGACACCTTGTTTTATGCGGAATATGGAAACCGGGGCCCAGGTGCCAACACAAATCTGAGAGTAAAATGGAAAGGATACCATGTGTTAACTGATAAAAGTGAAGTTACTCAGTTCACAGCTGGTCCATTTCTCCAAGGAGACCAGTGGTTGCAAGCAACTGGTTTTCCTTATTTACTTGGCCTTAAAAGCCCTTGA
- the LOC8261348 gene encoding pentatricopeptide repeat-containing protein At5g66520: MLNVTAASRLLQVTPLSSYTPSSSSPLQLNCSTMPDLRQYHSQIIRLGLSADKHVMTQLINFSALSNNRDLAYAIKLFDSIPNPDAFFYNTIIKAYLQHLSPTNSILLYSHMLQHSVFPNDFTFPSVIRACCIHDDIQLGKQIHAHVLKLGFGAHVISLNNLIHMYARFQAFEEARCVLYSMPEQNFISWTTLISGYSQWGLVDEAFRVFQSMPERNSASWNAMIAAYVQGNRFHESFALFDRMRAEGVVLDKFVAATMLSACTGLGALEQGKWIHGYIEKKGIEKDSKLATAIIDMYCKCGSLEKALEVFKGLPHKGISSWNCMIGGLAMHGKGEAAIELFKEMEKEMLAPDRITFVNLLSACAHSGLVEEGRFYFSYMTEVHGIEPRVEHFGCMIDLLGRAGMLDEARKAINEMPMCPDATVLGALFGACKNHGNMELGEEIGKRVVELEPENSGRYVLLANLYADAGKWEDLANVRKLMNDRGVKKTPGFSSIELEGTVNEFTAGERCHPESKEIYAKVDEMLERIKSAGYTSDKNEVLHDLDEEKKENPLQYHSEKLAIAFGLLKTKAGETLRISKNLRICKDCHRASKLISEVFDREIIIRDRHRFHHFKRGDCSCKDYW, translated from the coding sequence ATGCTGAACGTCACCGCCGCCTCCCGTCTCCTTCAAGTTACTCCCCTGTCTTCATACACGCCCAGCAGCTCTTCGCCACTTCAACTAAATTGCTCGACCATGCCTGACCTCAGGCAATATCATTCCCAGATCATTCGACTTGGCCTCTCCGCCGATAAACATGTCATGACCCAACTCATCAACTTCTCTGCCCTCTCCAACAATCGGGATTTGGCTTATGCCATCAAGTTGTTTGACTCAATTCCTAATCCAGATGCATTCTTTTATAACACCATCATTAAAGCCTACCTACAACACCTGTCACCCACAAACAGCATTCTTCTTTACTCTCATATGCTGCAACACTCCGTTTTCCCCAACGACTTCACTTTTCCTTCTGTTATCAGAGCTTGTTGCATCCATGATGATATTCAACTAGGGAAGCAAATTCATGCCCATGTTCTGAAATTGGGGTTTGGAGCTCATGTGATTTCTCTGAACAATTTGATTCATATGTATGCCCGGTTTCAAGCTTTTGAGGAAGCAAGGTGCGTTCTTTATAGCATGCCTGAGCAAAATTTCATCTCTTGGACTACCTTGATTTCTGGGTATTCTCAGTGGGGACTTGTTGACGAGGCTTTTCGAGTTTTTCAGTCTATGCCTGAAAGGAATTCTGCTTCTTGGAATGCGATGATTGCTGCATATGTACAGGGCAACAGGTTTCACGAATCGTTTGCTCTATTTGATAGAATGAGAGCAGAGGGGGTCGTCTTGGACAAGTTTGTGGCAGCCACCATGCTGTCAGCTTGCACAGGATTAGGTGCTCTAGAGCAAGGAAAGTGGATACATGGTTACATTGAGAAGAAGGGAATCGAGAAGGACTCAAAACTTGCAACCGCGATCATTGATATGTACTGCAAATGTGGTAGCTTGGAGAAGGCTCTTGAAGTTTTCAAAGGGTTGCCTCATAAAGGGATTTCTTCATGGAATTGCATGATTGGAGGACTGGCAATGCATGGTAAAGGAGAGGCTGCAATTGAGCTATTTAAGGAGATGGAGAAGGAGATGCTAGCTCCTGATAGAATCACTTTTGTGAATCTTCTTAGTGCATGTGCTCATTCAGGTTTAGTTGAGGAGGGacgtttttatttttcttacatgACCGAGGTTCATGGAATTGAGCCCAGAGTTGAGCATTTCGGATGCATGATTGACTTGCTTGGGAGAGCTGGCATGCTGGACGAAGCAAGAAAGGCTATTAATGAGATGCCTATGTGTCCTGATGCAACTGTGCTAGGTGCTCTATTCGGAGCCTGCAAGAATCATGGAAACATGGAGTTGGGAGAGGAAATAGGGAAAAGAGTGGTTGAACTTGAACCTGAAAATAGTGGGCGCTATGTGCTATTGGCTAACTTGTATGCCGATGCAGGTAAATGGGAAGATCTCGCTAATGTGAGAAAACTGATGAATGATAGGGGAGTGAAGAAGACTCCAGGCTTTTCCAGCATCGAGTTAGAAGGCACTGTAAACGAATTCACTGCTGGCGAAAGGTGTCATCCTGAATCTAAAGAAATATATGCCAAAGTTGATGAGATGCTGGAACGTATAAAATCAGCAGGCTATACGTCTGACAAGAATGAAGTGCTGCATGACCTTGATGAAGAGAAGAAGGAGAACCCTTTGCAGTACCACAGTGAGAAACTAGCGATTGCATTTGGATTGCTGAAGACTAAAGCTGGAGAAACTCTTCGCATCTCAAAAAATTTGCGCATCTGCAAAGACTGTCATAGAGCAAGCAAACTTATATCAGAGGTGTTTGATAGAGAAATTATCATAAGAGATAGGCATAGGTTTCACCATTTTAAAAGGGGAGACTGTTCATGTAAGGATTATTGGtaa
- the LOC8261347 gene encoding uncharacterized protein LOC8261347, with protein MAPLRSCAIVDPGWEHGVAQDERKKKVKCNYCGKVVSGGIYRLKQHLARVSGEVTYCDKAPEEVYLRMKANLEGSRSSKRAKHSQDDGQSYFNYQYDDEEEHPGFKSKGKQLIGDGSLVVNLTPVRSLGYVDPGWEHGVAQDERKKKVKCNYCDKVVSGGINRFKQHLARIPGEVAPCKNAPEEVYLKIKENMKWHRTGRRPRQPDTKPISTFYKQSDNEDEEDEPEQDALFHKSKERMVIGDKRLGKDLRITYKGMSSSNASESLCKKSRLDSVFLNTPNSLIPSSCKQLKVKTRSCRKSRKEVISAICKFFYHAGVPLQAANSLYFHKMLELVAQYGQGLVGPRSQVISGRFLQEEIATIKNYLFEYKASWAVTGCSILADSWVDVEDRTLINLLVSCPHGVYFVASVDASNMLEDASSLFKLLDKVVEEMGEENVVQVITENTPSYKAAGKMLQEKRSNLFWTPCATYCLDQILEDFLKIKCVGECIGKGQKITKLIYNCTWVLNFMKEFTQGQELLRPAATRCASSFATLQSLLDHRTSLKRLFQSSKWTSSRFSKSDEGKEVEKIVANATFWKKVQYVSKSVDPVMQVLQKVYTGENSSMPYMYNDMCRVKLAIKSIHGDDARKYGPFWSVLENHWSSWLHHPLYMAAYFLNPSYRYRSDFLAHSEVMRGLNECIHRLEPDNMRKISASKQISDYNSAKGDFGTDLAVNTRTELDPAAWWQQHGISCLELQRIAVRVLSQTCSSFGCEHSWSIYDQIHGQRQNRFAQKKLDDLVFVHYNLRLRECQLKKRRGIDGSSMSLDGLLPERLLNDWIVEAEKHSFQEDEEIHYSENGGTYEGRCEDDLIDYDDAILEPQKGSLELVTMADVEQLDVNPANGGGTTEDDDDEEEDDHNFFDDNLSD; from the exons ATGGCCCCACTCCGCTCCTGTGCAATTGTTGATCCGGGGTGGGAGCATGGTGTTGCTCAAGatgagaggaagaagaaggtcAAATGCAACTATTGTGGAAAGGTAGTTAGTGGTGGGATATATAGGTTAAAGCAACATTTAGCTCGAGTCTCTGGTGAGGTTACTTACTGTGATAAGGCTCCAGAAGAAGTCTACCTTAGAATGAAAGCAAATTTGGAGGGAAGTCGTTCCAGTAAAAGAGCAAAACATTCTCAAGATGATGGACAGTCTTACTTTAATTACCAATATGATGATGAAGAGGAGCATCCTGGCTTCAAAAGCAAAGGGAAACAATTGATAGGTGATGGGAGTTTGGTGGTAAATTTGACACCGGTGCGCTCACTAGGATATGTTGATCCCGGTTGGGAACACGGTGTTGCTCAGGATGAGAGGAAGAAAAAGGTCAAGTGTAATTATTGTGATAAAGTAGTTAGTGGAGGTATTAACCGATTTAAACAACATCTAGCTAGAATTCCTGGAGAAGTAGCACCTTGTAAAAATGCTCCTGAGGAGGTATaccttaaaataaaagaaaacatgaaATGGCACCGTACGGGCAGGAGACCGAGACAACCTGATACCAAGCCCATTTCTACTTTCTATAAGCAGTCTGATAACGAAGATGAAGAGGATGAGCCAGAACAAGATGCTCTTTTTCATAAGAGCAAGGAAAGAATGGTAATTGGGGACAAAAGATTGGGCAAGGACTTGAGAATAACTTACAAGGGGATGTCTTCCAGCAATGCTTCTGAATCATTATGTAAGAAGTCAAGATTGGATTCCGTTTTCCTAAATACACCAAATAGTCTGATCCCATCTTCTTGCAAACAATTAAAGGTGAAAACTAGGTCCTGCAGAAAATCTCGCAAGGAGGTAATTTCTGCAATTTGCAAATTCTTTTACCATGCGGGAGTTCCCTTGCAAGCAGCAAACTCTCTGTACTTCCATAAGATGCTGGAATTGGTTGCTCAATACGGACAGGGTTTGGTTGGTCCTCGGAGCCAGGTGATATCTGGTCGCTTCCTACAGGAGGAAATTGCAACTATTAAAAACTACCTATTCGAGTATAAGGCATCCTGGGCTGTCACTGGTTGTTCTATATTGGCTGATAGTTGGGTAGATGTTGAGGATAGGACATTGATCAATCTTTTAGTTTCTTGCCCCCATGGTGTATACTTTGTTGCTTCAGTTGATGCCAGTAATATGCTAGAAGATGCTTCTAGTCTGTTTAAGCTATTGGATAAAGTGGTGGAAGAGATGGGCGAGGAAAATGTAGTGCAG GTAATCACTGAGAATACTCCCAGCTATAAAGCTGCTGGAAAGATGCTTCAGGAGAAGAGAAGCAATTTATTCTGGACACCATGTGCCACCTATTGTCTTGATCAAATCCTTGAAGACTTTCTTAAGATCAAGTGTGTAGGAGAGTGCATAGGGAAGGGCCAAAAGATTACAAAGCTCATTTACAATTGTACCTGGGtgctaaattttatgaaagaatttaCCCAGGGGCAGGAACTTCTGAGGCCAGCTGCTACTCGATGTGCCTCTAGCTTTGCAACTTTGCAAAGTTTGCTGGACCATAGGACTAGCCTAAAAAGATTGTTTCAATCAAGTAAATGGACTTCCTCTAGGTTCTCCAAGTCAGATGAGGGAAAAGAGGTAGAAAAGATTGTAGCAAATGCTACATTTTGGAAGAAGGTGCAATATGTTAGCAAATCAGTAGATCCAGTCATGCAAGTGCTTCAAAAGGTTTATACTGGTGAAAATTCATCAATGCCCTACATGTATAATGACATGTGTCGGGTTAAGCTTGCAATTAAATCCATTCATGGAGATGACGCACGCAAGTATGGACCATTCTGGAGTGTGCTGGAGAATCACTGGAGCTCATGGTTGCACCACCCTTTATACATGGCTGCTTACTTCTTGAATCCATCATACAGATATCGTTCTGATTTTCTAGCA CATTCAGAGGTGATGCGAGGACTAAATGAATGCATCCATCGGCTGGAGCCAGACAACATGAGAAAGATTTCTGCATCCAAGCAG ATTTCTGATTATAATTCTGCAAAAGGCGATTTTGGAACTGATTTGGCGGTCAACACAAGAACAGAGCTCGACCCAG CTGCATGGTGGCAACAGCATGGAATAAGCTGCTTAGAGCTGCAGCGAATAGCTGTGCGGGTACTGAGTCAGACATGTTCCTCCTTTGGTTGTGAACATTCTTGGAGCATATATGATCAGATCCATGGCCAGAGGCAGAATCGATTTGCCCAGAAAAAGTTAGATGACCTTGTGTTTGTTCATTACAACCTGAGACTTAGAGAATGccaattaaagaaaaggaggGGCATTGATGGCAGCTCCATGTCACTGGATGGTTTGCTACCAGAACGCTTGCTAAATGACTGGATTGTGGAAGCAGAAAAGCATTCCTTTCAAGAAGATGAG GAAATCCATTACAGTGAAAACGGAGGAACGTATGAAGGCAGATGTGAAGATGATTTGATCGATTACGATGATGCAATTCTGGAGCCTCAAAAGGGAAGTCTTGAGCTGGTGACGATGGCAGATGTGGAACAGTTGGATGTTAATCCTGCTAATGGCGGTGGTACCACTGAGGATGATGACGACGAAGAGGAAGATGATCACAACTTTTTTGATGATAATTTGAGTGACTAA
- the LOC8261346 gene encoding rRNA-processing protein fcf2, with protein sequence MRMEEKKPVIGLSWEPKLPSLSSSTDFSNNKTKSKHQPESSALWKSNAELIDGLFVPPNNPAKFNKLLKSQAKDTLGKNWFDMPAPTMTPELKKDLQLLKLRSVLDPKRHYKKSELKSKALPKYFQVGTVVESATDYFSGRLTKKERKPTLAEEILSDRTLAAYRKRKVREIEEQDGPGGNERWKIKGRHSRKRAKDRRH encoded by the exons ATGCGAATGGAAGAGAAGAAACCTGTGATTGGGCTATCCTGGGAGCCAAAGTTGCCGTCTCTTTCATCTTCGACTGATTTTAGTAATAACAAAACAAAGTCCAAACACCAACCTGAAAGCAGCGCTCTTTGGAAATCCAATGCAGAGCTTATTGATGGACTCTTTGTCCCTCCAAACAATCCTGCCAAGTTCAATAAGTTACTCAAATCCCAAGCCAAAGACACTCTTGGCAAGAATTG GTTTGATATGCCTGCACCAACTATGACGCCAGAGCTGAAAAAAGATCTTCAACTACTCAAG CTGAGGAGCGTTCTCGATCCAAAGAGACACTACAAGAAGTCTGAACTTAAATCAAAAGCGCTGCCCAAGTATTTTCAG GTTGGCACAGTTGTAGAGTCAGCTACAGATTACTTCTCAGGTAGGCTGACTAAAAAGGAGAGGAAGCCAACCCTTGCCGAGGAGATCCTTTCTGATCGTACTCTTGCGGCTTACAG AAAGCGCAAGGTTCGAGAGATTGAAGAACAAGATGGACCAGGTGGAAATGAGAGGTGGAAGATAAAGGGTCGTCATTCCAGGAAGCGAGCCAAGGACAGAAGGCACTGA
- the LOC8261345 gene encoding pyruvate dehydrogenase (acetyl-transferring) kinase, mitochondrial, protein MAAKKAFESLSKSFIQEVQRWGCMKQTGVSLRYMMEFGSRPTSKNLLISAQFLHKELPIRIARRVIDLQSLPYGLSDKPAVLKVRDWYLDSFRDLRSFPDIKDSNDEKDFTQMIKAIKVRHNNVVPMMALGVQQLKKGMDPKIVYEDLDEIHNFLDRFYMSRIGIRMLIGQHVELHNPNPPPHCIGYIHTKMSPVEVARNATEDARAICLREYGSAPNVSIYGDPSFTFPYVPAHLHLMVFELVKNSLRAVQERYMDSDKVAPPVRLIVAEGIEDVTIKVSDEGGGIPRSGLPKIFTYLYSTAKNPLDEHADLGTADTVTMAGYGYGLPISRLYARYFGGDLQVISMEGYGTDAYLHLLRLGDSQEPLP, encoded by the exons ATGGCGGCTAAGAAGGCCTTTGAGTCTTTATCTAAGAGCTTTATACAAGAGGTTCAGAGATGGGGATGTATGAAGCAGACTGGGGTCAGTTTGAGGTACATGATGGAGTTTGGCTCCAGGCCTACTTCTAAGAATTTGTTGATTTCTGCTCAGTTTCTTCATAAGGAATTGCCTATTCGAATTGCTCGCCGAGTTATTGATCTCCAGTCTCTCCCTTATGGTTTATCTGATAAACCCGCTGTTTTAAAG GTGCGAGATTGGTATCTGGATTCTTTCCGTGATCTTAGATCCTTTCCTGATATCAAGGACTCAAATGATGAGAAGGACTTTACTCAAATGATTAAGGCAATTAAGGTCAGACACAACAACGTGGTCCCTATGATGGCCTTAGGTGTTCAACAGTTGAAGAAAGGCATGGATCCTAAGATTGTTTATGAAGATCTTGATGAGATTCATAACTTTTTGGATAGGTTTTACATGTCTAGAATTGGAATCAGAATGCTCATTG GGCAGCATGTGGAGTTGCACAATCCCAACCCCCCTCCTCATTGCATAGGTTATATTCATACAAAAATGTCTCCTGTCGAGGTAGCCCGAAATGCCACTGAGGACGCCCGTGCTATCTGTCTGCGGGAATATGGTAGTGCTCCCAATGTTAGTATTTATGGTGATCCCAGCTTCACTTTCCC GTATGTTCCAGCACACTTGCATCTTATGGTGTTTGAGTTGGTCAAGAATTCCTTGCGTGCTGTGCAAGAACGCTACATGGACTCTGACAAAGTAGCCCCTCCTGTACGATTAATAGTCGCTGAAGGAATTGAGGATGTCACTATCAAG GTATCAGATGAAGGGGGTGGTATTCCAAGAAGTGGTCTTCCCAAAATTTTCACATACCTTTACAGTACCGCAAAAAACCCACTGGATGAGCATGCTGATCTTGGAACAGCTGATACAGTAACAATGGCTGGATATGGATATGGGCTACCAATTAGCCGCTTGTATGCTCGGTATTTTGGAGGCGATCTGCAAGTTATTTCTATGGAAGGATATG GTACTGATGCATATCTTCATTTGCTGCGACTGGGAGATTCACAAGAGCCCCTGCCATGA
- the LOC8261344 gene encoding novel plant SNARE 13 produces MAADLQMSPQLEQIHGEIKDNLRALSNGFQRLDKIKDSNRQTKQLEELTAKMRECKRLIKEFDREIKDEESKNPPEVNKQLNDEKQSMIKDLNSYVALRKTYMNTLGNKKIELFDVGPGASEPLAEENVQLASEMSNQELIDAGMKTMDETDQAIERSNKVVQQTIEVGTQTAVSLKGQTEQMGRIVNELDTIQFSIKKASQLVKEIGRQVATDKCIMLFLFLVVCGVIAIIVVKIVNPNNKDIRDIPGLAPPAPSRRLLYLRDVEHVA; encoded by the exons ATGGCTGCCGACTTGCAGATGAGCCCCCAGTTGGAGCAGATCCATGGTGAAATTAAGGACAATCTTCGAGCTCTTTc AAATGGGTTTCAGAGGCTGGATAAAATCAAAGATTCCAACAGACAAACTAAGCAGCTTGAGGAACTCACTGCCAAAATGAGGGAGTGTAAAAG ATTGATTAAAGAGTTTGATCGTGAAATTAAAGATGAGGAGAGCAAAAATCCTCCTGAAGTTAATAAGCAACTCAACGATGAGAAGCAATCCATG ATAAAAGACCTGAATTCCTATGTGGCATTGAGGAAAAC CTATATGAATACCCTTGGTAACAAGAAAATTGAACTTTTTGATGTGGGACCTGGGGCCAGTGAACCTTTAGCCGAAGAAAATGTTCAATTGGCATCAG AAATGTCAAATCAAGAGCTTATTGATGCTGGCATGAAGACAATGGACGAGACAGATCAAGCTATTGAACGCTCTAATAAG GTTGTTCAACAAACAATCGAAGTGGGAACTCAAACTGCTGTTAGCTTGAAAGGCCAA ACTGAACAAATGGGACGCATTGTTAATGAGCTGGATACAATTCAGTTCTCAATTAAGAAGGCCTCACAGCTAGTGAAGGAAATTGGGAGGCAG GTGGCCACTGATAAATGTATAATGCTATTTCTATTCCTCGTTGTCTGTGGTGTTATAGCCATTATCGTTGTGAAG ATAGTCAACCCTAACAACAAAGATATAAGGGACATTCCTGGATTGGCACCTCCAGCCCCCTCAAGAAGGCTATTGTATCTAAGGGATGTGGAACATGTTGCATAG